The following coding sequences are from one Lolium rigidum isolate FL_2022 chromosome 6, APGP_CSIRO_Lrig_0.1, whole genome shotgun sequence window:
- the LOC124660146 gene encoding uncharacterized protein LOC124660146, translated as MGVANTADELHEEHRGRARRAAEKRHATVRARLASESPRADPALARSPVASKVVDPNHTAAARQACSPARVRRQHDVRRPVELACSPASVRAGRGRGKPGRRRPGDAAASSSSSAAPASPTTSICTPSASTPGHREISLSSDFEQGRARTTPVGHKDLKSPEKFNHHGCCYGCCMFSARSCWCLGGGVLLVVLSMEEQLFSEEKHLILLRSNILSRKCRLC; from the exons ATGGGCGTCGCCAACACGGCCGACGAGCTGCACGAGGAGCACCGTGGACGAGCTCGTCGAGCAGCTGAGAAGCGGCATGCCACGGTCCGTGCCCGACTCGCGTCTGAGTCGCCGCGCGCAG ATCCAGCCCTCGCGCGCTCACCGGTCGCGTCAAAGGTCGTCGACCCAAACCACACAGCGGCAGCGCGGCAGGCTTGCTCGCCGGCGCGCGTGCGTCGCCAGCACGACGTGCGGCGTCCCGTCGAACTCGCCTGCTCGCCCGCGTCCGTCCGCGCGGGTCGTGGCCGAGGGAAGCCAGGACGACGGCGGCCGGGAGATGCTGCtgcttcctcctcatcctccgccGCACCAGCGTCTCCTACGACGTCG ATCTGCACTCCGTCGGCTAGTACACCCGGACACCGTGAGATTAGCCTCTCCTCCGACTTTGAACAAGGTCGCGCCCGCACCACGCCGGTAG GTCACAAAGACTTGAAATCTCCCGAGAAATTTAACCACCATGGCTGCTGCTATGGTTGCTGCATGTTTTCAGCGAG GTcatgttggtgtcttggtggtgGCGTTTTGTTGGTGGTGCTGTCCATGGAAGAACAACTCTTCAGCGAAGAAAAACATTTGATTTTGCTCAGGTCAAACATTTTATCAAGAAAATGCAGGTTGTGTTGA